A genomic region of Papaver somniferum cultivar HN1 chromosome 7, ASM357369v1, whole genome shotgun sequence contains the following coding sequences:
- the LOC113298905 gene encoding uncharacterized protein LOC113298905, whose protein sequence is MIEMRLALEGMTTKDVVFDPYKEDRENHYYKSFYNVAFYQGPLFHPKEYIMADPRRVMRQLGFKQLLDRMTRTDEMYRLDLTMCNTGPTRLTVEYDPTPQPTHWSDKEPRRLVDFSQWEPVINGDEADPSYMDDYLEWSHPFIVRPANVEVPPQENPPVLTSVAPPPPTMAQLNNTVALFRHRIGKLKKMLGCKHKEGEVIAGEELKEVVEKLENIEDPNARALFGETRKVADAKKQKTMK, encoded by the exons ATGATAGAGATGAGATTGGCTCTAGAAGGGATGACCACCAaggatgttgtgttcgacccgtACAAGGAGGATAGAGAGAACCACTACTACAAGAGTTTTTATAATGTTGCATTTTACCAAGGGCCTTTGTTCCATCCAAAGGAATACATTATGGCTGATCCTCGACGTGTGATGCGGCAACTTGGATTCAAGCAATTACTCGACCGCATGACTAGAACTGATGAAATGTATAGGCTTGACCTTACTATGTGCAATACAGGTCCCACAAGGTTGacggtagagtatgatccaactccacaaccaacacattggagtgataaggaaccacgtcgtttggtagatttTAGTCAATGGGAGCCTGTGATCAACGGTGATGAAGCCGATCCCTCCTACATGGATGATTACTTGGAGTGGTCACATCCTTTTATCGTGCGCCCGGCCAACGTCGAAGTTCCACCCCAGGAAAACCCTCCCGTTCTAACTTCtgtagcaccaccaccacctacaatGGCCCAACTTAACAATACCGTTGCATTGTTT cggcacCGGATTgggaagttgaagaagatgttaggttgCAAGCACAAGGAAGGAGAGGTGATAGCCggtgaagaattgaaggaagTTGTGGAAAAGCTTGAGAACATTGAAGACCCAAATGCAAGAGCTTTGTTTGGGGAAACAAGGAAGGTGGCCGATGCCAAGAAGCAAAAGACAATGAAGTGA